The Theileria annulata chromosome 3, complete sequence, *** SEQUENCING IN PROGRESS *** genome has a segment encoding these proteins:
- a CDS encoding uncharacterized protein (Contains putative transmembrane domains;~2 probable transmembrane helices predicted for TA18645 by TMHMM2.0 at aa 131-153 and 160-182) gives MGNWGTYHKKSCKGGNEPKPDKGTTEKCGCQGNGGTNLSAIKLYLHNTTIKAATDGLEAITTIKITKGGSDHNGNIETISTGTTLRKDGGTQIKTDTQLQVGDILNLSGQGTATGDTITINGTIIVTKAGTLGGTITLKGLLAGTLMLLVVILVSLYPKVVLLSMPQIPVILPLMVSLLVVLQDLTSINEQITITVSKITKDKVKSLEADNDPLKIDTQLKTNDTLKLLGTATANTIKNLTVTGTITIGGSGNLEGGLNFTGDVEGNLQFQNATDDGVTVQSGSNTLTLSDTKLTALKNTNFSLTSDNKRALIYDLVTKNTITVGIKTSSTAKVKLSGLSLIPACITITGSKGLEGNITDVTFAQSNSTTIKEHTGLNMNLTSLTTANVEITKINVKSLTSGNNLQTSTELAKNDTLNLTITGGTNTTLTGTITVTKKGNLSGNLSLAGGITGSISGLSDASGSGTLTATNVSITELKYDSYEFHVNHQATRCCYWGGKHIPPWFGPATSDAVTKANLNLKDLKMDLEL, from the exons ATGGGTAACTGGGGAACATATCACAAGAAGTCGTGTAAAGGTGGTAATGAACCCAAGCCTGATAAAGGTACTACTGAAAAATGTGGATGCCAAGGTAATGGTGGCACCAATCTTAGCGCTATTAAACTGTATCTGCACAATACTACTATCAAAGCCGCCACTGATGGTCTTGAAGCTATTACCACAATCAAAATCACCAAAGGTGGTAGTGACCATAATGGTAACATAGAAACAATCAGCACTGGTACTACTCTCAGAAAAGATGGTGGTACCCAAATCAAGACCGATACTCAACTCCAGGTTGGTGACATACTAAACCTCAGTGGTCAAGGTACTGCTACTGGTGATACGATCACTATTAATGGTACCATTATAGTTACCAAGGCTGGAACTCTTGGAGGCACCATAACTCTCAAAGGTCTTCTAGCTGGAACACTAATGCTCTTGGTGGTAATACTAGTATCACTGTATCCAAAAGTGGTGCTACTCTCAATGCCACAAATCCCAGTGATCTTGCCCTTAATGGTATCACTACTGGTGGTCTTACAG GATCTCACATCCATAAATGAGCAGATTACCATAACAGTCAGTAAAATCACCAAAGACAAAGTCAAAAGTCTCGAAGCTGATAATGATCCACTCAAAATAGATACCCAGCTCAAAACTAATGATACTCTAAAACTCCTTGGAACTGCCACTGCCAATACTATCAAGAATCTCACCGTGACTGGTACCATCACAATCGGTGGTAGTGGAAATCTTGAAGGTGGTCTAAACTTCACGGGTGATGTCGAGGGAAATCTCCAATTCCAAAATGCTACTGATGATGGTGTCACAGTCCAGAGTGGTAGTAATACTCTAACCCTCTCAGATACTAAACTTACTGCTCTCAAAAATACTAACTTTAGTCTCACTAGTGATAATAAACGTGCTCTTATCTATGATCTGGTAACCAAAAATACCATCACTGTAGGAATCAAAACCTCCTCCACCGCTAAGGTCAAACTCAGTGGTCTCTCACTAATACCCGCATGTATTACTATTACTGGTAGTAAAGGTTTAGAGGGAAATATAACTGATGTAACATTCGCCCAAAGTAATTCCACTACTATCAAAGAACATACTGGACTCAATATGAACCTCACTAGTCTAACCACTGCCAATGTTGAGATAACCAAAATCAATGTTAAGAGTCTCACCAGTGGCAATAATCTCCAGACCAGTACAGAACTCGCCAAAAATGACACACTAAACCTCACCATCACTGGTGGTACCAATACCACCCTCACTGGTACTATCACTGTCACCAAAAAAGGAAATCTCAGTGGCAACCTATCTCTTGCTGGCGGCATCACTGGATCCATCAGCGGTCTCAGTGATGCTAGTGGTAGTGGAACTCTCACCGCCACCAATGTCAGCATCACTGAACTAAAGTATGATTCCTATGAGTTCCATGTCAATCATCAAGCTACTCGTTGCTGTTACTGGGGTGGTAAACATATACCTCCATGGTTCGGCCCAGCTACATCCGATGCTGTTACCAAAGCCAATCTTAATCTAAAAGATCTTAAAATGGACCTAGAATTGTAA